From Juglans regia cultivar Chandler chromosome 8, Walnut 2.0, whole genome shotgun sequence, the proteins below share one genomic window:
- the LOC108987221 gene encoding uncharacterized protein LOC108987221 yields MSALLSSALATASASTALRHSNKCIFNSKPFASSSYYLHPFLLRVTNDSKSTQLSPDATIDRSEADKIVDGMDFGELCNEFECISSPLVESTARQLARDILELREGNRALGTYAVSVKYRDPVRSFTGREKYKRRLWATKALDNPTVSVQEMTMLSTSVLIIKWRIKGKLKSFLAGVGSGDLIIKVNSQFTLNQISGQVVEHEEFWDLSSSSIIAQAFFWASRRLFATVEAGKDLADGVKNLTSRFSTDEKENLEMYPDPSGDPMKFFQRDDNFQRDAYQIALFLAVLYFVVQFLKLTL; encoded by the exons ATGAGTGCTTTGCTTTCTTCTGCTCTGGCCACCGCCTCCGCTTCCACTGCCCTCCGCCACAGTAATAAATGCATTTTCAATTCCAAGCCTTTTGCCTCGTCCTCTTATTACCTCCACCCTTTTCTACTTAGAG TTACAAATGATTCTAAAAGCACACAATTGTCTCCAGATGCTACCATTGACAGATCAGAGGCCGATAAAATTGTGGATGGTATGGACTTTGGTGAGCTCTGCAATGAGTTTGAGTGCATCAGTAGCCCTTTGGTGGAATCTACAGCAAGACAACTTGCCCGTGATATTCTAGAGCTTCGGGAAGGCAATCGTGCCCTTGGGACTTATGCTGTTTCTGTCAAATATAGG GATCCAGTCAGAAGTTTTACTGGTCGTGAGAAATACAAGAGACGATTATGGGCAACCAAGGCACTCGACAACCCAACTGTG tCTGTGCAGGAAATGACGATGTTATCAACCAGTGTCCTCATCATTAAGTGGAGAATCAAAGGGAAGCTGAAATCTTTTCTTGCTGGTGTAGGATCAGGAgatttgataataaaagttAATTCACAATTCACTCTCAACCAAATTAGTGGGCAAGTGGTTGAGCATGAGGAATTCTGGGATTTATCATCTTCATCAATAATTGCACAGGCATTCTTCTGGGCATCTCGACGTCTTTTTGCCACAGTTGAGGCTGGAAAAGATTTGGCTGATGGTGTTAAGAACTTGACAAGCCGTTTCTCAACTGATGAGAAAGAAAACTTGGAGATGTATCCAGACCCCTCAGGTGATCCAATGAAg TTCTTTCAAAGAGATGACAACTTCCAAAGAGATGCGTACCAAATTGCACTATTTCTGGCAGTCCTCTACTTTGTAGTTCAGTTTTTGAAATTAACATTATAA